Proteins encoded within one genomic window of Candidatus Hydrogenedentota bacterium:
- a CDS encoding radical SAM protein: MSATGAGLAATLYRLGDAWVRTRVLRRRVPLLVGFNITFRCNLRCAYCASPTLEVPEMDTDQVLRTVDDFYALGMRWITFSGGEPLLRKDLGTIIGHVKDKGIVTFISTNGWLIPKRIRELLRADRFTISLDGGERVHDAVRGKNAFAKALAGADAAREHGVPLAFTCVLSSYNLDAVDDVLELAARFGATCMFQPATKWLDSSSRPNPIAPPTDRYRDAIRYLLRRKREGAPITNSSAGLWYLMHWPDPAPIASTAGRITCTIEPDGKVTASHVTQGNCLEEQAGGLSARENYLNLSIPEMVDQSWCAPILELDLLFALNAAAIWNAMKVQR, translated from the coding sequence GTGAGCGCCACGGGCGCCGGTCTGGCGGCCACCCTCTATCGCCTCGGCGATGCATGGGTGCGCACGCGCGTGTTGCGCCGGCGCGTGCCGCTGCTGGTCGGGTTCAACATCACGTTCCGCTGCAACCTCCGCTGCGCTTACTGCGCCTCGCCCACGCTCGAGGTGCCCGAGATGGACACGGACCAGGTGCTGCGAACCGTCGACGATTTTTACGCTCTGGGCATGCGCTGGATCACGTTCAGCGGCGGTGAGCCGCTCCTGCGCAAGGACCTCGGGACCATCATCGGCCATGTCAAGGACAAGGGTATCGTTACGTTCATCAGCACAAACGGATGGCTGATCCCGAAACGCATCAGAGAACTCTTGCGCGCCGACCGGTTCACCATCAGCCTGGACGGCGGCGAGAGGGTCCACGACGCGGTGCGCGGCAAGAACGCATTCGCGAAGGCGCTCGCGGGCGCGGACGCCGCGCGGGAACACGGCGTCCCTCTGGCCTTCACATGCGTGCTTTCGAGTTACAACCTCGATGCCGTGGACGACGTTCTCGAACTGGCCGCGCGGTTCGGCGCCACCTGCATGTTCCAGCCCGCAACCAAGTGGCTCGACTCTTCGAGCAGACCGAATCCCATCGCGCCGCCGACGGACCGCTACCGCGACGCCATCCGTTATCTGTTGCGCCGGAAGCGCGAGGGCGCGCCCATCACGAACTCGAGCGCGGGCTTGTGGTACCTGATGCATTGGCCGGACCCGGCGCCCATCGCGAGCACGGCCGGCCGGATCACGTGCACAATCGAACCGGACGGCAAGGTGACGGCTTCGCACGTGACGCAGGGCAATTGCCTGGAAGAGCAGGCCGGCGGCCTTTCCGCCCGGGAAAACTACCTGAATCTGTCTATCCCAGAAATGGTGGACCAGTCCTGGTGCGCGCCCATTCTCGAACTGGACCTGCTCTTTGCGCTCAATGCGGCCGCTATCTGGAACGCCATGAAGGTGCAACGCTGA
- a CDS encoding radical SAM protein, which produces MAQTILPYGIANFARKARHVLDFGGVWLARHLNRSPRSLPILILMLTDKCNLKCKMCGACDYTPGDHNLLSLDEWKAVVDAAARLRTQVVAITGGEAMLRHDLFDLIRHVRGLGMAVHLNTNGLLLRDKNVAKLAESGVETVSISIESPDAAVHDAIRGRGTFQHTLDGLRRLRAAAPDLRIGLNSVINKHNYKTLAEMVPFAVREGVDQLKLAPIHTNLQHKGKNVDEYADMIFQEPDLDGLERELSRMRAALAKTNLETTLDQFFDGITDHYRPPATNFYCYAGFAIMVVGPQGYVSACFDKDSPMNVRETPLDEIWRSRAFHEHRQLARHCDRACWDTANTELSMRLSVLRALREPRKLISAIRYYTRRGRQGRRPGDAARPACSRGPDAACGGGDYGAGRAAHDAKTVMAATGGGDPSQDASPGIDECEYAAETLGAPAGKPGGER; this is translated from the coding sequence GTGGCGCAGACGATTCTTCCATATGGCATCGCGAATTTCGCGCGCAAAGCACGCCATGTCTTGGATTTCGGGGGGGTGTGGCTGGCCCGCCACCTGAACCGGTCGCCAAGATCGCTGCCTATTCTGATTCTCATGCTGACCGACAAGTGCAATCTGAAATGCAAGATGTGCGGGGCATGCGACTACACGCCCGGCGACCACAACCTGCTCTCGCTCGACGAATGGAAGGCGGTCGTCGACGCAGCGGCGCGCCTGCGCACGCAGGTCGTCGCTATCACGGGCGGCGAGGCCATGCTGCGGCACGACCTCTTCGATTTGATCCGCCACGTGCGCGGGCTCGGCATGGCGGTGCACCTGAACACCAATGGGCTCCTGCTCCGCGACAAGAACGTGGCGAAACTGGCGGAGAGCGGCGTGGAAACCGTGTCCATCTCGATTGAGAGCCCGGACGCGGCGGTCCATGACGCCATCCGCGGACGCGGCACCTTTCAGCACACGCTCGACGGCCTGCGGCGCTTGCGCGCCGCCGCGCCGGACCTGCGCATCGGCCTCAATAGCGTCATCAACAAGCACAACTACAAGACCTTGGCCGAAATGGTGCCGTTTGCCGTGCGGGAAGGCGTGGACCAGCTCAAGCTCGCGCCGATTCATACGAATTTACAGCACAAGGGCAAGAACGTCGACGAATACGCGGACATGATCTTTCAGGAACCCGACTTGGACGGCCTCGAACGCGAATTGAGCCGCATGCGGGCCGCCTTGGCAAAAACAAATCTCGAAACGACACTGGACCAGTTTTTTGACGGCATCACGGACCACTACCGCCCACCAGCGACGAATTTCTACTGCTACGCGGGTTTTGCCATCATGGTGGTCGGACCCCAAGGCTACGTTTCGGCGTGTTTCGATAAGGACAGCCCGATGAATGTGCGCGAGACCCCGCTCGACGAAATCTGGCGCAGCCGCGCCTTTCACGAGCATAGGCAACTGGCCCGTCATTGTGACCGCGCGTGCTGGGACACCGCAAACACGGAACTGAGCATGCGCCTGAGCGTGCTCCGGGCCTTGCGCGAACCGCGCAAGCTCATCAGCGCCATCCGCTACTACACCCGGCGCGGCCGACAAGGCCGTCGTCCCGGTGATGCCGCCCGCCCCGCCTGCAGCCGGGGACCGGATGCCGCTTGCGGCGGCGGGGACTATGGGGCCGGGCGCGCGGCGCACGACGCGAAGACAGTGATGGCCGCGACGGGCGGCGGGGACCCGTCCCAGGATGCGTCGCCGGGCATAGACGAGTGTGAATATGCGGCGGAGACGCTTGGCGCGCCCGCCGGCAAACCGGGGGGAGAACGGTGA